The following nucleotide sequence is from Bacteroidales bacterium.
ATAAAGCAATTCCTACCAGGGCATCCCGACCGTAATGCAGTGCAGGATAAATGATTCCTCCGTTTCCTTCACCTCCAATGATCGCCTGGTTAGCTTTCATGGCAGTGACTACATTTACTTCCCCGACAGCAGCAGCCACATATTTTCCACCCTGTGCCAAAGTCACGTCCCTTAAAGCTCTTGATGAAGAGAGATTAGATGACGTGTTCCCTCCTCCCGGTGTATTCTGAAGCACATAATCGGCTACAGATACCAGCGTATACTCTTCTCCGAACATGCTTCCGTCTTCGTTGATAATAGCCAGCCTGTCTACGTCAGGATCCACGACAAAACCTATATCTGCACCTTGTTCTTTGGTGATTTTGGATATTTCTGTAAGGTGTTCGGGTAAAGGCTCCGGATTGTGTGGGAACTGGCCATTGGGCTCACAATATAACTCAACAATATCATTCACACCAAGAGCCTTTAATAATTGTGGAATGATGATGCCTCCCACTGAATTGACACAATCGATAGATACTTTAAAATTTTTAGCCTTTATCTCTTTCTTATCTACTAAAGGCAAAGCAAGGACCTGATCAATGTGGTATTGCGTATAGTCCTTACGAGTTACTTTTCCCAGGTCGTCTACCTGTGCGAAAGAAAAATCTTCTTTATCTGCAATAGCCAGCACCGCTTTTCCATCAGCATCGCTTAGGAATTCGCCTTTATCATTCAGTAATTTCAAAGCATTCCATTGTTTCGGATTATGGCTGGCTGTTAAAATCAATCCACCTTGAGCTTTTTCAGCAGTTACTGCCATTTCAACCGTAGGCGTTGTGGCCAGGTCGATATCCACTACATCGGCACCCATTCCGACTAAAGTTCCGATAACGATTTGTTTGACCATCGGACCGGATATGCGGGCATCACGGCCCAGCACTATTTTTATTTTTCCTGTATTTGCCTGCTTTTTTGCCCAGACAGTATACGCCGCTGTAAATTTTACTACATCCAACGGTGTTAGACCATCACCCGGTTGTCCACCGATAGTTCCCCTGATACCGGAAATTGATTTGATCAGTGTCATGTTGATTGTTTATTCTAAGATTAATTTACAAAAATAACATAAATTTGTCATTTATTCTTTTTCTTTTGACGGCTGTGGCACATTA
It contains:
- the glmM gene encoding phosphoglucosamine mutase, whose amino-acid sequence is MTLIKSISGIRGTIGGQPGDGLTPLDVVKFTAAYTVWAKKQANTGKIKIVLGRDARISGPMVKQIVIGTLVGMGADVVDIDLATTPTVEMAVTAEKAQGGLILTASHNPKQWNALKLLNDKGEFLSDADGKAVLAIADKEDFSFAQVDDLGKVTRKDYTQYHIDQVLALPLVDKKEIKAKNFKVSIDCVNSVGGIIIPQLLKALGVNDIVELYCEPNGQFPHNPEPLPEHLTEISKITKEQGADIGFVVDPDVDRLAIINEDGSMFGEEYTLVSVADYVLQNTPGGGNTSSNLSSSRALRDVTLAQGGKYVAAAVGEVNVVTAMKANQAIIGGEGNGGIIYPALHYGRDALVGIALFLTQLAKSNKKTSELRAQYPEYYMSKNKIELNPSVDVDAILAQIKKHYANEQINDIDGVKIDFADEWVHLRKSNTEPIIRIYTESKTKERADVLAQKIMKEIAEI